A genomic window from Gossypium hirsutum isolate 1008001.06 chromosome D12, Gossypium_hirsutum_v2.1, whole genome shotgun sequence includes:
- the LOC107946998 gene encoding dehydration-responsive element-binding protein 1B-like, giving the protein MDIPSQTCDVPFSKSYSMRAERVEPSSSSEGGIGGQRAVHSDEEVLLLATNRPKKRAGRRVFKETRHPVFRGVRRRNNDKWVCELREPNKKTRIWLGTYPTPEMAARAHDVAALAFRGKAACLNFADSVWRLPVPASNDAADIRRAAAEAAEAFRPQVFQELSGSDVRQGSFKASDCEVSSSDVKLENKKKMAAEGEVSTEKIHFMDEEEMFYMPKLLDSMAEALLLSPPRNRDEADSDIDVSLWSYSI; this is encoded by the coding sequence ATGGATATTCCAAGTCAAACGTGTGACGTCCCCTTCTCCAAGTCTTATTCTATGCGTGCTGAAAGGGTAGAGCCATCTTCATCTTCTGAAGGGGGCATTGGTGGCCAGCGAGCTGTTCACTCTGACGAGGAAGTGCTTTTACTAGCGACCAACAGGCCTAAGAAACGAGCAGGGAGGAGGGTATTCAAGGAGACGCGGCATCCGGTTTTTAGAGGTGTTCGAAGGAGGAATAATGATAAATGGGTATGCGAATTGCGGGAGCCTAATAAAAAGACTCGCATTTGGCTTGGAACGTATCCCACCCCTGAAATGGCTGCCCGGGCACATGATGTAGCTGCATTAGCATTCAGAGGCAAGGCTGCTTGCCTTAACTTCGCTGACTCTGTTTGGAGGTTACCCGTGCCTGCTTCCAACGATGCCGCCGATATCAGGAGAGCCGCAGCTGAGGCAGCTGAAGCATTTAGGCCTCAAGTATTCCAGGAACTCTCCGGTAGCGACGTCAGGCAGGGAAGCTTCAAGGCTTCCGATTGTGAAGTTTCGAGCAGTGACGTCAAGttggaaaacaagaaaaaaatggCAGCTGAAGGTGAAGTTTCGACAGAGAAAATTCACTTCATGGATGAAGAAGAAATGTTCTACATGCCTAAGCTGCTTGACAGCATGGCTGAAGCGCTTCTACTTTCACCACCAAGGAATCGCGATGAAGCTGACAGTGATATCGATGTGTCTTTATGGAGTTACTCAATCTGA